One window from the genome of Rhodobacteraceae bacterium S2214 encodes:
- a CDS encoding alpha/beta fold hydrolase, with amino-acid sequence MQTKTTALALSLMAGSALADGHATNRVDGMRPDAPALAALGDHNVGVQTFSFTNPDQIDIVNTAAEGDIARADRTLDVEIWYPAEATTQAGGTYETVTRDGVTPVVLHGQAARDAAPMTGETYPLVILSHGYPGNRFLMSHLGENLASKGYVVASIDHTDSTYSDQAAFGSTLVNRPWDQRFVLDQIAALDGDLGAMTDADNAAVVGYSMGGYGALIYAGAGVTEVSTTYEWGAPQGLLGRNLAGSESHAALDDNRVKAFVAIGPWGKNTGFWDDTGLAGITKPLMLIAGGIDDVSIYGAIREIFTGTVNTTRHLLTFDNANHNAAAPIPAPAESYGISDTLGRSTFDHYSDAVWDNVRMNNITQHFVTAYLDQHLKGADTAEFFDLTPNATDGVWDIAEDGTVGADHTYWAGFADRTAVGLRFETLTQGE; translated from the coding sequence ATGCAAACCAAGACCACGGCCCTTGCCTTGTCCCTTATGGCAGGTTCTGCCCTTGCCGATGGCCATGCCACGAACCGCGTTGACGGGATGCGACCCGATGCGCCAGCACTTGCAGCACTCGGCGATCATAATGTGGGGGTGCAGACATTCAGCTTCACCAATCCCGATCAGATCGACATCGTCAACACGGCCGCAGAAGGTGACATCGCCCGCGCGGATCGGACATTGGACGTAGAAATCTGGTATCCAGCCGAGGCGACGACACAGGCGGGCGGCACCTATGAAACCGTCACCCGCGACGGCGTCACGCCCGTCGTACTTCACGGTCAGGCCGCGCGTGATGCAGCACCGATGACGGGCGAAACCTATCCGCTTGTGATCCTCAGCCACGGCTATCCGGGCAACCGCTTCCTGATGTCCCATTTGGGCGAAAACCTGGCATCCAAGGGCTACGTCGTAGCGTCGATTGACCACACAGACAGCACTTATTCGGATCAGGCAGCGTTTGGATCGACACTCGTAAACCGACCATGGGACCAACGGTTTGTATTGGACCAAATCGCGGCGCTCGACGGTGATTTAGGCGCGATGACGGACGCGGATAACGCTGCCGTTGTAGGCTATTCGATGGGCGGATACGGGGCGTTGATCTATGCAGGCGCAGGCGTGACCGAGGTCAGCACGACCTACGAATGGGGCGCGCCGCAAGGGTTGCTTGGCCGGAACCTCGCCGGATCAGAAAGCCATGCTGCACTGGACGATAACCGCGTGAAAGCATTCGTGGCCATCGGTCCGTGGGGCAAGAACACGGGGTTCTGGGACGATACGGGTCTTGCAGGCATCACCAAGCCCTTGATGTTGATTGCTGGTGGCATTGATGACGTGTCCATCTACGGCGCAATCCGCGAAATTTTCACAGGTACAGTCAACACAACGCGTCACCTGCTGACCTTTGACAACGCCAACCACAACGCCGCAGCGCCAATCCCTGCCCCCGCCGAAAGCTACGGCATTTCGGACACCTTGGGGCGCAGCACCTTTGATCACTACAGCGATGCGGTTTGGGATAACGTGCGGATGAACAATATCACCCAGCATTTTGTCACTGCTTACCTTGATCAACATCTCAAGGGGGCGGATACCGCTGAATTCTTCGACCTGACACCAAACGCCACTGACGGTGTTTGGGATATCGCGGAAGACGGCACCGTCGGTGCGGATCACACCTATTGGGCCGGTTTTGCGGATCGAACAGCCGTTGGGCTACGGTTCGAAACGCTCACCCAAGGCGAGTAG
- a CDS encoding isopenicillin N synthase family oxygenase: MRRGKSVSIGAFDLAAFEAATGADRKTRAAALDEMCCMTGFIVLSGHGVAAKTIHDMWAAADAFFALDNASKQAVRPPVAGGPYGYLGPDQEALAKSKGVDTPPDLKESFNGRAFPLQVQVDDPQSQAFASARTPWPELVGFREAWAAYYQAVEDLGGRIMCAFAEALDLPTDFFAPFGTEPASALRALHYPATRGQALVGQQRAGAHTDYGALTILLPQQGSQGLQVKQDDGWIDVNAPKDTFVINIGDLMARWTADRWVSTLHRVVAKPDQPKRLSLAYFYQPNWDAVIKPLDGSAAYPPIAFGDYLMGKFNAASG, encoded by the coding sequence ATGCGGCGGGGCAAAAGCGTGAGCATTGGGGCATTTGATCTTGCAGCATTCGAAGCTGCGACAGGGGCTGACCGTAAAACGCGTGCTGCCGCTCTTGACGAAATGTGCTGCATGACGGGGTTTATCGTGCTGTCAGGTCACGGCGTCGCAGCAAAAACGATCCACGACATGTGGGCTGCAGCCGATGCGTTTTTTGCACTTGATAACGCATCAAAACAGGCGGTCCGTCCTCCGGTAGCTGGTGGCCCTTATGGTTACCTTGGTCCCGATCAAGAAGCGTTGGCGAAAAGCAAAGGCGTGGATACCCCGCCTGACCTCAAGGAGAGCTTTAACGGACGTGCGTTTCCGCTTCAGGTTCAAGTCGATGATCCGCAATCGCAGGCATTTGCGTCCGCGCGAACGCCTTGGCCCGAATTGGTAGGGTTTCGCGAGGCATGGGCGGCCTATTATCAGGCCGTCGAAGATCTAGGTGGCCGCATCATGTGTGCCTTTGCCGAAGCACTTGATTTGCCGACGGATTTCTTTGCCCCCTTCGGCACAGAACCGGCGTCCGCCTTACGTGCTTTGCATTATCCAGCCACACGGGGGCAGGCGCTCGTCGGCCAGCAACGGGCGGGCGCGCATACGGACTATGGCGCACTGACAATCCTGTTGCCGCAGCAGGGATCGCAAGGCCTGCAGGTAAAGCAAGATGACGGTTGGATTGATGTCAATGCGCCGAAAGATACGTTTGTGATCAATATCGGTGACCTTATGGCGCGTTGGACCGCGGACCGTTGGGTCAGCACATTGCACCGTGTTGTGGCCAAACCTGACCAGCCGAAACGCCTGTCGCTCGCCTACTTTTACCAACCGAACTGGGACGCGGTGATCAAGCCGCTGGATGGATCAGCGGCGTATCCGCCTATCGCCTTTGGGGATTACCTGATGGGCAAATTCAACGCGGCATCGGGGTGA
- a CDS encoding MATE family efflux transporter, which produces MQQIATTYPEHSRAIMKLGMPLILSNLAQFAIHITDTVMLGWYSVTALAASTIAGTFFFLTFIVGSGFAQAVTPLVAAAAEAGDDQQVRRATRMALWLSIIYGGVIMIPFIWTEALLIAIGQDPAVAAEAQIYLHIVAFQMIPALLVMTLKSFLAALEKTAIILWSTIGSAVLNGFVNYALIFGNWGAPELGIKGAAIASLSLTILNVVILLIYALWKTPQFQLLRNVFAPDTEVMKRVFALGWPIGLTALAEGGLFSASAVMIGWLGPLPLAAHGIAIQLASLTFMVHIGFSQAATVRAGRALGRRDEDGLRRGGKVAITLSAVFAVFTMFVFLLFPEPLISAFIDPDEPAKAELLKIGVALLACAGLFQVVDALQVMALGLLRGVQDTRVPMVMATISYWVIGLPISYILAFPLGLEGVGLWLGLVVGLAVAAVLLLWRFWGRSVRINSHA; this is translated from the coding sequence ATGCAACAAATAGCCACCACATATCCGGAACATTCACGCGCTATTATGAAGCTCGGGATGCCGTTGATCCTTAGTAATCTTGCGCAATTCGCGATCCACATCACGGACACTGTGATGCTGGGGTGGTATTCGGTCACCGCACTTGCAGCATCAACGATTGCGGGGACATTTTTCTTTCTGACCTTCATCGTTGGATCCGGCTTTGCGCAGGCCGTGACACCATTGGTCGCAGCCGCCGCAGAGGCAGGCGACGACCAGCAGGTCCGCCGCGCAACACGCATGGCACTGTGGTTGTCGATTATTTATGGCGGGGTGATCATGATCCCATTTATCTGGACTGAGGCGCTCTTGATCGCGATTGGCCAAGACCCGGCTGTCGCTGCAGAAGCCCAGATTTACCTGCACATCGTGGCATTCCAGATGATCCCGGCTTTGCTGGTGATGACGCTAAAGAGCTTTCTTGCGGCACTGGAAAAAACGGCCATTATTCTATGGTCGACGATTGGATCAGCGGTTCTGAACGGGTTCGTGAACTACGCACTGATCTTCGGTAACTGGGGTGCACCTGAACTTGGGATCAAAGGGGCCGCGATTGCATCGCTGAGCCTGACGATCTTGAACGTCGTGATCCTGTTGATTTACGCATTGTGGAAAACGCCGCAGTTTCAACTGCTGCGCAATGTCTTTGCGCCAGACACAGAGGTCATGAAGCGGGTCTTTGCGCTGGGCTGGCCCATTGGTTTAACGGCCTTGGCAGAAGGCGGATTGTTTAGTGCGTCGGCTGTGATGATCGGATGGCTGGGGCCGTTGCCATTGGCGGCACACGGCATCGCAATCCAGTTGGCAAGCCTGACGTTCATGGTTCACATCGGATTTTCCCAAGCAGCAACTGTGCGGGCGGGACGCGCATTGGGGCGGCGCGACGAAGACGGTCTGCGGCGGGGCGGTAAGGTTGCGATCACATTGTCGGCTGTCTTTGCCGTGTTCACAATGTTCGTCTTCTTATTATTCCCCGAACCCCTGATTTCAGCCTTTATCGATCCGGATGAACCAGCCAAAGCGGAGCTGTTGAAAATTGGGGTCGCCTTGCTGGCTTGCGCCGGATTGTTCCAAGTTGTGGACGCATTGCAAGTCATGGCGCTTGGCCTGTTGCGCGGGGTTCAGGATACACGCGTGCCGATGGTCATGGCGACGATCAGCTACTGGGTGATTGGACTGCCGATCAGTTACATCCTGGCCTTCCCGCTTGGCCTAGAAGGCGTAGGGCTATGGCTCGGGCTGGTCGTGGGGCTGGCGGTTGCGGCGGTTCTGCTGTTGTGGCGGTTTTGGGGACGGTCGGTGCGGATCAACAGTCACGCCTAA
- a CDS encoding pyridoxal phosphate-dependent aminotransferase — MTFLSATLDRVKPSPTIAVTTKAQELKAAGRDVIGLGAGEPDFDTPQNIKDAGIAAINAGKTKYTAVDGIPELKQAICTKFKRDNDLDYTTAQVTVGTGGKQVLYNAFIATLNAGDEVIIPAPYWVSYPDMVKLGGGEPVFVEGVMEQGYKITADQLEAAITPKTKWFLFNSPSNPTGAGYSWDELKALTDVLVRHPHVWVMTDDMYEHLAYGDFKFCTPAQVEPALYDRTLTINGVSKAYAMTGWRIGYAAGPEMLIKAIRKVQSQSTSNPCTISQWAAVEALNGTQDYLAPNNDLFITRRDLVVDLLNKAPGIVCPKPEGAFYVYPSIAGCIGKTSKAGVTIIDDEVFATALLEETGVAVVFGAAFGLSPNFRVSYATSNESLREACNRIITFCEGLS, encoded by the coding sequence ATGACCTTTCTGTCCGCGACACTCGACCGCGTTAAGCCGTCACCGACCATTGCAGTGACCACGAAAGCGCAGGAACTGAAGGCAGCTGGCCGCGATGTAATCGGTCTGGGCGCTGGCGAACCTGATTTCGACACGCCGCAGAACATCAAGGACGCAGGCATCGCTGCAATTAACGCGGGCAAGACCAAATATACCGCGGTCGATGGTATCCCAGAGCTGAAGCAGGCAATCTGCACCAAATTCAAACGCGACAACGATCTGGACTATACCACAGCCCAAGTCACCGTGGGTACGGGCGGCAAACAGGTGTTGTACAATGCCTTTATCGCAACGCTGAACGCGGGCGACGAGGTGATCATCCCTGCCCCCTACTGGGTATCATATCCTGACATGGTGAAATTGGGCGGCGGCGAACCTGTATTCGTCGAAGGCGTGATGGAACAAGGATATAAGATCACAGCAGACCAGCTAGAGGCCGCGATTACGCCCAAGACAAAATGGTTTCTGTTCAATTCGCCGTCCAACCCGACTGGTGCGGGCTATTCGTGGGACGAGTTGAAAGCACTAACTGATGTGCTGGTTCGCCACCCCCATGTTTGGGTGATGACCGATGATATGTATGAACATCTGGCCTACGGCGACTTCAAATTTTGCACCCCGGCACAGGTTGAACCCGCATTATATGACCGCACGCTCACCATCAATGGCGTCTCAAAGGCCTACGCGATGACAGGCTGGCGGATCGGCTATGCGGCAGGACCCGAGATGCTGATCAAGGCGATCCGCAAGGTCCAATCGCAGTCCACATCGAACCCCTGCACGATCAGCCAATGGGCGGCGGTGGAGGCCCTGAACGGCACACAAGATTACCTTGCGCCAAACAACGACCTGTTCATCACCCGGCGCGATCTGGTGGTGGACCTGCTGAACAAGGCCCCTGGTATCGTCTGCCCGAAACCGGAAGGCGCGTTCTATGTCTATCCGTCGATTGCTGGCTGCATCGGAAAAACGTCGAAAGCGGGCGTGACGATTATTGATGACGAAGTCTTTGCAACAGCGCTTCTGGAAGAAACGGGCGTCGCTGTCGTGTTTGGCGCAGCGTTTGGTTTGTCACCGAATTTTCGCGTCAGCTATGCCACCTCGAACGAGTCGCTGCGCGAGGCCTGCAACCGGATTATCACGTTCTGTGAAGGCCTTTCCTGA
- a CDS encoding helix-turn-helix domain-containing protein, protein MMTDDDNWYGDDAATLGDRLVAARSAAGLDQVELATQLGVKVTTLDAWENDWKEPRANRLQMLTGLLGVSLRWLLTGVGEGPENPEDGTEISNDVNDMLVEMRRLRAQIAKSSVKLGELEKRLRKALTE, encoded by the coding sequence ATGATGACTGACGATGATAATTGGTACGGCGACGACGCAGCAACGCTAGGGGACCGGTTGGTTGCGGCACGATCTGCAGCCGGATTGGACCAAGTGGAACTTGCAACGCAACTTGGTGTCAAAGTGACGACGCTTGATGCGTGGGAAAACGACTGGAAAGAACCACGGGCGAACCGGCTACAAATGCTGACAGGCCTGTTGGGCGTGTCTTTGCGTTGGTTGCTGACAGGCGTCGGCGAAGGGCCCGAGAACCCTGAAGACGGCACCGAAATTTCGAATGACGTGAATGATATGTTGGTCGAGATGCGCCGCCTACGGGCACAAATCGCAAAATCGTCCGTGAAGCTGGGCGAGCTGGAGAAAAGGCTGCGTAAGGCGCTGACTGAATGA
- a CDS encoding succinate dehydrogenase assembly factor 2: MTETRDTKIKRLHMRSIRRGIKEMDLILTAYATDYMPDLSDAELETYDSFLKEYDHDIYGWITGQGEAPEEYAGIMTVIMGLASGLTRPN; this comes from the coding sequence ATGACAGAGACACGAGACACCAAAATCAAGCGGCTTCATATGCGGTCGATCCGCCGTGGGATCAAGGAAATGGACTTGATCCTGACGGCCTATGCCACGGACTATATGCCGGATCTGTCGGATGCAGAGCTTGAGACGTACGACAGCTTTCTCAAAGAATACGATCACGATATTTACGGTTGGATCACGGGTCAAGGCGAGGCACCGGAAGAATACGCAGGTATTATGACCGTGATCATGGGCCTCGCGTCAGGATTGACCCGACCAAATTAG
- a CDS encoding winged helix DNA-binding protein, translated as MSIHSHLATEEKAPEQASTVAFMASYLEGLTLVERLHRLLLDVIKDEFERVGVLEINAVQALLLFNIGDNEVTAGELKSRGYYQGSNVSYNLKKLVDMGYMHHQRSEVDRRSVRVSLTEKGRHIRTIVAKLFATHADGLMGRGVLDHQGMDDITTALRRVERYWTEQIRYIY; from the coding sequence ATGAGCATTCATTCCCATTTGGCGACAGAAGAAAAAGCGCCCGAACAGGCCAGCACCGTCGCGTTTATGGCCAGTTACCTTGAAGGTCTGACGCTGGTGGAACGGCTGCATCGGCTATTGCTCGATGTGATCAAAGACGAATTTGAACGTGTCGGGGTATTGGAAATTAATGCGGTGCAGGCGCTGCTGTTGTTCAATATCGGCGACAACGAAGTGACGGCAGGCGAACTGAAGTCCCGCGGGTATTATCAGGGATCTAATGTCAGCTATAACCTGAAGAAACTCGTTGATATGGGATACATGCACCATCAACGTTCCGAAGTTGATCGCCGGTCAGTGCGGGTTAGTTTGACGGAAAAAGGGCGGCACATCCGAACTATCGTGGCGAAACTATTTGCGACACATGCCGATGGTCTGATGGGACGCGGCGTGCTTGATCATCAGGGTATGGACGACATCACGACAGCTTTGCGTCGAGTCGAACGTTATTGGACTGAACAAATCCGCTATATCTATTGA
- a CDS encoding DUF1194 domain-containing protein has protein sequence MGEHGKHRPLVRHAVFCLIFAWAALPAQACRLALVLAIDVSNSVDEAEDQLQRQGLASALLAPDVQSAFFVTDDPVALLVYEWSGRYHQKVLVEWRDITREQDLQDVSRNIANSTRGQRDFPTAMGYALGYAATRLRERPDCFAKTVDIAGDGKNNDGFGPAEAYNAFAFDNVTVNGLVVDASILETRDDLVAFFQDEVIRGPGSFTEVADGFADYEDTMRRKLIRELLSQMIGDAAPPPSPNPRG, from the coding sequence ATGGGCGAGCATGGAAAACACCGGCCATTGGTAAGACACGCTGTCTTTTGTTTGATATTTGCGTGGGCAGCATTGCCCGCGCAAGCCTGCCGTTTGGCGCTGGTTCTCGCGATTGATGTCTCGAATTCTGTCGACGAAGCCGAAGATCAATTACAGCGCCAAGGTCTTGCCAGCGCCCTACTTGCCCCTGACGTACAAAGCGCGTTTTTCGTGACAGACGATCCCGTTGCTTTGCTGGTCTATGAATGGAGCGGGCGTTATCACCAAAAAGTCTTGGTCGAATGGCGTGACATAACGCGTGAACAAGATTTGCAGGACGTATCGAGAAATATCGCAAATTCGACGCGCGGTCAGCGCGATTTCCCAACCGCAATGGGCTACGCGCTTGGCTATGCCGCAACGCGGCTACGCGAACGGCCTGATTGTTTCGCAAAAACCGTTGATATCGCCGGAGACGGTAAAAACAATGACGGTTTTGGCCCTGCCGAAGCCTACAATGCTTTTGCGTTTGACAACGTGACGGTGAATGGTTTGGTCGTCGATGCGTCCATTCTTGAAACGCGGGACGACCTTGTGGCTTTCTTCCAAGACGAAGTCATTCGGGGACCAGGATCGTTCACCGAAGTCGCCGATGGCTTTGCTGATTACGAAGACACAATGCGTCGGAAATTGATCAGAGAACTTCTATCTCAAATGATCGGGGATGCGGCACCACCGCCATCCCCTAATCCACGCGGTTGA
- a CDS encoding VOC family protein: MSLKYLHTMVRVKDLDASIAFFELLGMKETKRHENEGGRFTLLFMAAPGDEDCPVELTYNWDGDDGLPSDSRHFGHLAYRTSNIYALCQHLMDNGVTINRPPRDGHMAFVRSPDNVSIELLQEGENLPAQEPWASMENTGHW, encoded by the coding sequence ATGTCACTTAAATATTTGCACACCATGGTGCGCGTGAAAGACCTAGACGCGTCTATCGCGTTTTTTGAACTGCTCGGGATGAAAGAAACAAAGCGGCACGAAAATGAAGGTGGTCGCTTTACGCTACTATTCATGGCCGCCCCCGGCGACGAAGATTGTCCGGTTGAGCTAACGTATAACTGGGACGGCGACGATGGCCTGCCATCCGACAGCCGCCACTTTGGTCACCTCGCCTATCGCACATCCAATATTTATGCGTTGTGCCAGCATCTTATGGACAATGGCGTGACAATTAACCGACCGCCACGCGATGGCCATATGGCTTTTGTCCGCTCACCAGACAATGTGTCTATCGAACTGCTGCAAGAAGGTGAAAACCTACCCGCTCAAGAACCATGGGCGAGCATGGAAAACACCGGCCATTGGTAA
- a CDS encoding thymidylate synthase: MQEYLNALRTVLDKGVPSDDRTGTGTTSYFGMQCRYDLRDGFPLVTTKKLHLKSIIHELLWFLAGDTNIGYLTENGVRIWDEWADADGDLGPVYGYQWRHFPQVKNGALVGEIDQISALVEAIKTNPSSRRHIVSAWNPGDVDDMALPPCHTLWQVRVQGDTMHMQLYQRSADMFLGVPFNIASYALLLEMLAHVTGYKAGEFIHTMGDAHIYSNHMDQVATQLARTPHEAPRLVIKRKVDSIFDFKFDDFAFENYNPEPVIKAPVAV, encoded by the coding sequence ATGCAAGAATATCTTAACGCACTTCGAACCGTTCTGGACAAAGGGGTGCCGTCTGATGACCGGACCGGCACCGGCACGACGTCGTACTTCGGGATGCAATGTCGCTACGATCTGCGCGACGGCTTCCCACTAGTGACGACGAAGAAGCTGCATCTCAAGTCCATTATCCATGAACTGCTGTGGTTTCTCGCTGGTGATACAAACATCGGGTATTTGACGGAAAACGGTGTCCGCATCTGGGATGAATGGGCCGATGCCGATGGTGATTTGGGGCCGGTATACGGTTACCAATGGCGGCACTTTCCACAGGTGAAGAACGGGGCGCTAGTGGGCGAGATCGACCAGATTTCAGCGCTGGTGGAGGCGATCAAAACCAACCCATCGTCGCGCCGTCATATCGTGTCCGCATGGAACCCCGGCGACGTTGACGACATGGCGCTGCCGCCGTGCCATACGTTGTGGCAGGTGCGCGTGCAGGGCGACACGATGCACATGCAGCTTTATCAACGCTCTGCCGATATGTTCCTTGGGGTGCCGTTCAACATCGCGTCCTACGCACTGCTGCTGGAAATGCTGGCCCATGTGACGGGATACAAAGCGGGTGAATTCATCCACACGATGGGCGACGCGCATATCTATTCGAACCACATGGATCAGGTCGCGACCCAGCTTGCGCGCACGCCGCACGAAGCCCCGCGTTTGGTCATAAAACGGAAAGTCGACAGCATCTTTGACTTCAAGTTCGACGACTTTGCGTTCGAAAACTACAATCCAGAACCGGTGATCAAAGCGCCGGTGGCGGTTTAG
- a CDS encoding dihydrofolate reductase produces the protein MISLIVARAKNNAIGRDGDMPWHLPEDLAMFQRETRGGAVIMGRRTWDSLPEAYRPLKGRHNVVVTRSALDGPDDVVESIEAAIAACHAAGYTRVYGIGGAGIYAALLPLADRLLITEVDLTVSDADTFFPTFDETEWRQIGQHVLRPEGPACVLRELIK, from the coding sequence ATGATTTCACTGATCGTAGCACGGGCCAAAAACAACGCAATCGGGCGAGACGGGGACATGCCTTGGCACCTGCCGGAAGATCTCGCGATGTTTCAACGCGAGACGCGGGGCGGGGCGGTCATCATGGGACGGCGGACATGGGACAGCCTGCCCGAAGCCTACCGCCCGCTCAAAGGGCGCCATAATGTCGTGGTCACGCGGTCTGCGCTTGATGGACCCGATGATGTCGTCGAATCAATCGAAGCGGCCATCGCGGCATGCCATGCAGCAGGCTACACCCGCGTCTACGGGATTGGCGGCGCGGGTATCTATGCGGCGCTGCTTCCATTAGCGGACAGGCTTTTGATCACAGAAGTAGACCTGACTGTGTCGGACGCCGATACGTTTTTCCCTACATTCGATGAAACCGAATGGCGTCAGATCGGCCAGCACGTGTTGCGCCCTGAAGGACCAGCCTGCGTGTTGCGCGAATTAATTAAGTGA
- a CDS encoding cold-shock protein: MPSGTVKWFNTAKGFGFIAPEEGGADVFVHISAVEQSGLTGLADDEKVTYELIDGRDGRQMAGNIVKQ, encoded by the coding sequence ATGCCAAGCGGGACAGTAAAATGGTTCAACACAGCCAAGGGTTTCGGGTTCATTGCCCCTGAAGAAGGCGGCGCCGACGTTTTCGTGCATATCTCTGCGGTTGAACAATCAGGCCTGACGGGCTTGGCAGATGACGAAAAGGTCACCTACGAACTGATCGACGGACGCGATGGTCGTCAGATGGCCGGGAACATTGTGAAGCAATAA
- a CDS encoding arsenate reductase: MRFIGLKTCDTCRKALKALEAAGIDVQVTDVRADGLTDAEIEQIVEKFPAKAINKASTTWRGLSDAEKESDPKDLLRAHPTLMKRPVVIGDDWTIGWDKATQAKWLGA, encoded by the coding sequence ATGCGCTTTATTGGACTAAAAACCTGCGACACGTGCCGTAAAGCGCTGAAGGCGTTAGAGGCTGCTGGAATTGATGTGCAGGTCACCGATGTCAGGGCCGATGGATTGACCGACGCCGAAATTGAGCAAATCGTCGAGAAATTCCCCGCTAAGGCGATTAACAAGGCATCAACCACGTGGCGTGGGTTGAGTGATGCCGAAAAAGAAAGCGATCCCAAAGACTTGCTGCGGGCCCATCCAACATTGATGAAACGCCCGGTGGTGATCGGTGACGATTGGACCATCGGCTGGGACAAAGCCACGCAGGCCAAATGGCTTGGCGCATGA